The stretch of DNA GTCAAATTGAGTTGACTGTTTGTTTCTTTGTCATATACAGTCCCTGAACCGATaccacttttcctcatgaatatttaaatagaagttgccgaaatgttcatgtccgtcatatttgtttttcgtaatgagttttgttgtaaatcataAGTCCTGCACCTCCCCCAACCATTATAAAGGAGGcatatttttcatagattttaaaATAAGCTTGGGATATAAAATAAGCATCCCTACAAATATATTGAGTGTCATCTCTCGGACTATGTCTGATCTATCGCTATTGGAAGTGACTTGTAGTTGTCTCCGTATTTCGTGGATTCACATTCCCGAACATGATActgtattcatataaaaaaaaaaaaaaacaccaggcGAACTAGGACATCATAGACTGACAGTTGACACACAAAGGacgaaatataaacaaataaatacccAAACACGTAAAACGAAAGAGGGTCGAATGTAAGGACTGAGCAGTTGCAATTAGCATGTGTATCAACTCCAGTATAATGCCGGAGACAACTATCCCGCATGGAAAGAATAATAGGAATCAAAACGGACAACCCCAAATATTCAAGAGAACAGAGTTggtctttttaaagaaaaattaccaATACACACAAGACAGATGCattgtcggagtaatgggctgtcggagtaatgggctatcggaatagtgggctgtcggagtattgggctgtcgaAATAgcgggctgtcggagtaatgggctatcggaataatgggctgtcggagtaatgggctgtcggaataatggttgtcggactaatgggatgtcactaaaatcaaaaacgtcacaacagacacggcatagcgaacgagctgtgaaatataaacaccgtaagacgGTGCCAAAGGaatatcaccatctaaaaatggaaaattaacttttgtcgtaaattttagtgtggagtttcccgtttaaaaccgaaatgcTGACGTATACTAGAAAATCATccttttaaaacaattaatacaCTTTATATATTAAGCTGAATATTTGGTATTGgttgtgctcattgttgaagaccgaacggtgacctaaagttgtttatttatgtgttatttggTCTGTTGTGCAGAATTTTCTCATTGACAACCATAAACCGTCTTTTGTAcatttactaattttattttattttctgtatttgTAGAAAGttataaactacatttttgtGAAAATTCCAAACCAGAATTGGTGACATGCCCAGATGATGAAATAATTAGTTCAAAAAAGATAACATATGATGAATTTCCGTGTCAGGATTTCAGCAACAATCATACCTGTCACTCAAATATAGATGATTACTTCAATGCCAATTGTATTGGTCAAAATAACTGTACTCTCCCAATCGAATTGTCGTTCAGTAAAACTTGCCAAAGACCACCAAGGCGTTTAAAAGTTTATTTCGAGTGTTCAAGTGagtattttacatatttttgacTTAAAGCTGCCAATATATTAATATAATGATTATGTatctgttttatgttttatatgtcGCATCATGTCAATAcgatatttgataaataaaatgtaataataaacaCTTATTGCTCATTAAAAACTCATCCTTATGTATCCATTTTTTAGCTATTTGAGTTATTTCCATTTCCTCATTTTTGTCTCGTTTTCTTTTCTTCTGtgaatatttaattcattacGCTATAATGTTTCCcaaatgattggttgaatttccaaGAAATGAATTTAAGCAGCCTCATTGAAGGGGTATTAGCAAATAGCTTATCAGATtagtataatttaaaattatactttaaaaattgcatgcgtccgaagcacttttctggattaacctttaGCAAGAAAACTCATACATTTGTACAGTAGTTGACTTTTTTAAGACCATAGTAGTATGAAAACATAGAAACATGAAATGCTTTATAACTAAAATAGACATTAGAAGAAGAGCCAAGCTTTTCTCTATTAACTTTTATACTTAAAAATTAACTTGAGTTTACCGTAATGATTTCTGTATTCATCGAAATTACTATAAGACTTGTGTTTGAATTACATTCCCCTGTCGTGAATTTTTAATAAGATACTGATTAATTTCCtttgaaataaagtttttatatttcaagAGCCTTTTTGTGTCGATTCAAAGTTTGTTAAAGGTATTCTAGTGATAATAACTAAAAACGTCTCATCACTATCAATTTCAAAGTTTTACACAAATCACAACAAATCTATGTGAACTACTGTAACAATTACTTGTTTTTTCATCATACAAAAACTTTAAAGTTAAAATCTGTAAATTTGTATCAAGTATACACTTTGTTATCGAAATAGTTAGAAAACGAGGTAAACCATCTATGAAAATGGATCCCTTTATTTTGTAACTTTGTTTTCTCCTACAGTtccataaataataataatagcgACCATTCACGCTTTAACGAGTTTGCGTATTTAAGTATATCATACATCATGGTTTTTATAGTCCTGAGCAacagatatttgccactggacgttaagcaacagactatcaataaatcaatcaaacaatcaaccAATCAGATATTGTCTGATCTGTTTTTCTTTTCGTCCTTAGGGGGATTTTGGTGGCGTAATAAACATCCTGCTCCTGTAGATACATGTGCAAATTCATTAGAAAATGTGAACTGTCCTTCGAAATACCACATTCATATACAAAATTGCGGGACATATAGTAAGAGTATTTGTGATGGTATGGACAATACTTGTGCGATAAATACACTTAAAAGATTATGCAACGAGAAGCAGAGGTGCTTACCGGATATAAGTAAAACATCATGCCTTTTTCATAGACGATTCGCCAATATTCAGTATACTTGTAAAGGTAAGCAGGATAACATTTCATATTGATAAATGAGAGGCGAATgatactaaagggacattcaaattcaaaagtcgaaaataaactgacaccgttatgacttaaaacaaaagagaagtagacaaacaataatacacaaaccACAACAAAGAAAACATAATACTTTGTATAAAATTGACATCTAACATACACGCATTCCAACATCGATCCGAGCTCCGATTGTAAAATATCTCATTCGGAAGACTCCGTATATATACTATAAGAATTTTGTTGTAATTATATTACGATAAAGTGATCTAATGATGTTAGTATAACCAGACTTGCAATTGCTAACATCAATATAAGCTCTGAATAAAAGTGAAACCTCACATCCTCGCATTCACGCATTCCAACATCAATCCGAATTCCTATAACAAAAACATCTTTTTTCAGAAGAATCCGTATAAATGCTTTCAGTAtagtattttatttatgttacaAATAATGATCGTATGTTGCTAGCATTACTAGACTTACAATTGTTCACATAAATTCACTCATACGTATTGTGCATTGATCAGGATTGATGCAAGCAATTGCAAGTCTAGAAATACAAGCATCTTACGAATAAAATTTGTTGCTTTCCGAATTCGGATTGATGATATAATGCGTGGATTATAATAAGTGTGACTTTTATTCAAGACACCATAAAAATCGTTCAACACATCAGTGGTGTAAACGTACGACGTAATCACCAACTATAcagttcatttaaacaaaataattatttctcAAATTGACACAAatcaaatgatatgtattttacCATGTAGTACAATATATAATTGGTTGTTTGTTTTCGTCGCAGCGTTCAATTCATCCgtatcatttttatgttttgttttctagtGGAAAAATGCAATGATAGTTAATTTTTATCTTCTTTCAGGAATAATTGATCATTCAGTCACATCAACCATACCAAGCACATCATCAGGTTTATAGTTTTAAATAATGCAgagatttattttgtatttaaaattgttttaactttagaaatgctgacttgggacagacacatacagacattttcaaaagttaaaaatgtGTAATGGCGTCCAGCACTCCCCTAAAATGGATGGGACAGTGTATTAACGGTACAACATACGcacatatttaaataatacttTGACTTATCACAATGATATAAATCACACGAGGCATATTCTACCGTACTCTAAATGTATACCTGTGGTTTGAAATTGATTATTATAACTGTGTGCTTTgtcatttaaagtttaaaacatttatgatataaacGATTGGTCGTCATCTTTGTAGACCTATCTCTTGATAGCATGTTAGTACCTGTACATCCAACGTACCTAATCGATATGGCCATCATATGCACACACTTATCGGTCCATCTTTCAAGCTTTATGATTGaaagtttcaattttactttaataatCGCATCTGGAATTCACGCGATTAAAGATACATGTCATGGTTAAAAACAAAGACTGCAATTTTCAtcgattttgttttacattgcaGTGCTGTAATTGATTTTCGTAAATACTCATGTTTTCTGAACTTTATTTgaagtttttattatttcataatttcTACAATGTAATACAACTTCATATAAGAATGCAAGATAGAATTTTACAattaattggtattttttttatcaatatacatcaatgctgataaaattgaaaatgaaaatggggaatgtgtcaaaaagacaaaaaccagACCATAGAGCGgacagcagcagaaggtcaccaacaggtcttcaatgcaacgagaaaatcccgcacccggtggcgtccttcagctgaccacTAAACAAAcacatactagttcagtgataatggatgtcattctgaactccgaattatacacaagaaactaaaataaaaaaaacattcaagactaacaaaggccagaggctccagacttgggacaggcgcaaaaaagtgacggggttaaacatgatttttGAGAACTCAACTCTgtacctctagcaaatgtagaaaagtaaaagcataacaattcgcacagtaaaattcatttcaaaagaAGACCGAGTCTAGCTTTTGTCTGACCATATTTTTATTGACCccaattttgtttgtctttgataTTCAACTTTATTCTATCAACTTGTATTAACGGAAttactaaatattttaaaatgttgtttttttaagatCATGGACGTGATACGGTTACTACCGCTTTTgaaaatgatacttttgaatgtAAGTAACAATTCAGATTTCTTCAACGTGCATGCCAATTTGTACTTACGGAATGCTAATCCTACATCATCgaaaaaaactattttatgaccaacaatgagaaaagaaacccccaaaaaatatataatattataattattgtatGAACACAAAACATTCACATATGAACCGAAAATACACACCGAAATATGTTTGATTAGTGTATGCAAACCATAAGTAAAACTGGTTAACTGATGCAAACATGTAAACCAGTTAATAGTTTAAACTGCTCAAATCAACTGAGTTAATAGTTTAAACTGCTCAAATCAACTAAGTTAATAGTTTAAACTGCTCAAATCAACTGAGTTATCAGTtcacaaaaaaacacaaattaatctTGGCCGTGTTTTATTTAGAACAAGATgacaaaacaaatgtttgaactatttcaatttattttgattattggccTGATTTGGTCTATTTTGAAGTATTTGATAAGGTGTGGTTTTATATGTACTTCGAGAATTAGAAATAGTATAAAACATGAGTTTTAAAACATGTCTATCGTGTCGCAGATCCTGAAATGCCGGAACTAAGTCTTGATAAGGACCATCGCGTAGTATCCTATCAACCTTCGCAAAGTGA from Mytilus edulis unplaced genomic scaffold, xbMytEdul2.2 SCAFFOLD_202, whole genome shotgun sequence encodes:
- the LOC139507408 gene encoding uncharacterized protein, coding for MDNTCAINTLKRLCNEKQRCLPDISKTSCLFHRRFANIQYTCKGIIDHSVTSTIPSTSSDHGRDTVTTAFENDTFEYPEMPELSLDKDHRVVSYQPSQSETQYLCSHGWDDEDAVVLCRYFNQTWIGHSTVVDKLLDIPIAPYSLHCNGLETSLLKCNSTENPTSCKHWTL